In Solanum pennellii chromosome 3, SPENNV200, a single window of DNA contains:
- the LOC107014465 gene encoding proteinase inhibitor type-2-like isoform X1 — MAVHKQVSFLAYLLLVVGLLLLLSAVEHVDAKACTKECGHLGFGICPRSQGSPQNPICTNCCSGFKGCNYYGFNGTFICEGQSDPKNPKACPRNCDPDIAYSKCPRSGGKTFIYPTGCTTCCTGYKGCYYFGKDGKFVCEGESDEPKACTLECDPRVAYMTCPSSGLAKLSQVCVNCCTAGEGCKLYGYDGSLICTGEPQSYISTA; from the exons ATGGCTGTTCACAAACAAGTTAGTTTCCTTGCTTACCTACTACTTGTTGTTG GATTATTGCTACTTTTAAGCGCGGTGGAACATGTTGATGCCAAGGCTTGTACTAAAGAATGTGGTCATCTTGGGTTTGGGATATGCCCACGTTCACAAGGAAGTCCGCAAAATCCCATATGCACCAATTGTTGTTCAGGTTTTAAAGGTTGCAATTATTATGGTTTTAATGGGACTTTTATTTGTGAAGGACAATCTGACCCTAAAAACCCAAAAGCTTGCCCTCGAAATTGTGATCCAG ATATTGCCTATTCAAAGTGTCCCCGATCAGGAGGAAAGACGTTTATTTATCCCACTGGATGTACCACATGTTGCACGGGATACAAAGGTTGCTACTATTTCGGTAAAGATGGCAAGTTTGTTTGTGAAGGAGAGAGCGATGAACCCAAGGCATGTACCCTGGAATGTGACCCTAGAGTTGCATACATGACTTGTCCATCTTCTGGATTGGCCAAACTTAGCCAAGTTTGTGTTAATTGTTGCACTGCAGGAGAGGGTTGCAAACTCTATGGATATGATGGATCTTTAATTTGTACTGGAGAGCCTCAGAGCTATATATCTACAGCATAA
- the LOC107014465 gene encoding proteinase inhibitor type-2-like isoform X2, which translates to MAVHKQVSFLAYLLLVLGLLLLVSAVEHVDAKPCTKECGHLGFGICPRSQGSPQNPICTNCCSGFKGCNYYSINGTFICEGQSDPKKPKACPLNCDPDIAYSKCPRSGGKTFIYPTGCTTCCTGYKGCYYFGKDGKFVCEGESDEPKACTLECDPRVAYMTCPSSGLAKLSQVCVNCCTAGEGCKLYGYDGSLICTGEPQSYISTA; encoded by the exons ATGGCTGTTCACAAACAAGTTAGTTTCCTTGCTTACCTACTACTTGTTCTTG GATTATTGCTACTTGTAAGCGCGGTGGAACATGTTGATGCCAAGCCTTGTACTAAAGAATGTGGTCATCTTGGGTTTGGGATATGCCCACGTTCACAAGGAAGTCCGCAAAATCCCATATGCACCAATTGCTGTTCAGGTTTTAAAGGTTGCAATTATTATAGTATTAATGGGACTTTTATTTGTGAAGGACAATCTGACCCAAAAAAACCAAAAGCTTGCCCCTTAAATTGTGATCCAGATATTGCCTATTCAAAGTGTCCCCGATCAGGAGGAAAGACGTTTATTTATCCCACTGGATGTACCACATGTTGCACGGGATACAAAGGTTGCTACTATTTCGGTAAAGATGGCAAGTTTGTTTGTGAAGGAGAGAGCGATGAACCCAAGGCATGTACCCTGGAATGTGACCCTAGAGTTGCATACATGACTTGTCCATCTTCTGGATTGGCCAAACTTAGCCAAGTTTGTGTTAATTGTTGCACTGCAGGAGAGGGTTGCAAACTCTATGGATATGATGGATCTTTAATTTGTACTGGAGAGCCTCAGAGCTATATATCTACAGCATAA
- the LOC107014470 gene encoding wound-induced proteinase inhibitor 2: MAVHKEVNFVAYLLIVLGMFLHVDAKACTKECGNLGFGICPRSEGSPLNPICINCCSGYKGCNYYNSFGKFICEGESDPKRPNACTLNCDPNIAYSRCPRSQGKSLIYPTGCTTCCTGYKGCYYFGKNGKFVCEGESDEPKANMYPAM, from the exons ATGGCTGTTCACAAGGAAGTTAATTTTGTTGCTTACCTACTAATTGTTCTTG GAATGTTTCTACATGTTGATGCCAAGGCTTGTACTAAAGAATGTGGTAATCTTGGGTTTGGGATTTGCCCACGTTCAGAAGGAAGTCCGCTAAATCCCATATGCATCAATTGTTGCTCAGGCTATAAGGGTTGtaattattataattctttCGGAAAATTTATTTGTGAAGGAGAATCTGACCCAAAAAGGCCAAATGCTTGCACCCTAAATTGTGATCCAAATATTGCCTATTCAAGATGTCCCCGTTCACAAGGAAAATCGTTAATTTATCCCACCGGATGTACCACATGTTGCACAGGGTACAAGGGTTGTTACTATTTTGGTAAAAATGGCAAGTTTGTATGTGAAGGAGAGAGTGATGAACCCAAGGCAAATATGTACCCTGCAATGTGA